A genomic stretch from Streptococcus oralis includes:
- a CDS encoding M57 family metalloprotease — MIRLFFRFLLGIWRFFWRLVWTVAILLLIAFGVVWYLTGDFHSAVNQVEKMSKIGQGGWNQWKETGRLEVLPQTDSHQHAEGKWAQASARIYIEPQMDETFQGAYAEAIKNWNQTGAFTFEVVVDPSQADIVASEMNDGSTAVAGQAESQTNLLTNQFISVTVRLNHYYLSNPNYGYSYERIVHTAEHELGHAIGLDHTNEISVMQPAGSYYGIQPRDVTAVQELYTSSD; from the coding sequence ATTATTCGATTATTCTTCCGATTTCTTTTGGGAATTTGGCGTTTCTTCTGGCGTCTGGTTTGGACTGTGGCTATTCTACTGCTCATTGCTTTTGGAGTGGTTTGGTATCTGACAGGTGATTTTCATTCTGCGGTCAATCAGGTTGAAAAAATGAGCAAGATTGGTCAAGGTGGCTGGAATCAATGGAAGGAGACGGGAAGGCTGGAAGTCTTGCCTCAGACAGACAGTCACCAACATGCAGAAGGCAAGTGGGCTCAGGCCTCAGCTCGCATCTATATTGAGCCTCAAATGGATGAGACCTTCCAAGGCGCCTATGCAGAAGCTATAAAAAACTGGAATCAAACGGGAGCCTTTACCTTTGAGGTGGTTGTAGATCCTAGCCAGGCAGATATTGTGGCAAGTGAGATGAATGATGGATCGACCGCTGTAGCAGGTCAAGCTGAGAGTCAAACCAATCTGTTAACCAATCAATTTATATCTGTAACGGTTCGCCTGAATCACTATTATCTATCCAATCCAAACTATGGTTATTCTTATGAACGGATCGTGCACACGGCGGAGCACGAGCTGGGGCATGCCATCGGATTGGATCATACCAACGAGATTTCTGTCATGCAGCCAGCAGGCTCCTACTATGGAATTCAGCCTCGGGATGTGACAGCTGTTCAAGAACTCTATACCAGTAGCGACTAG
- a CDS encoding alpha/beta hydrolase has product MAVMNIEYYSEVLDMEWGVTVLYPDASRVTEPDCTDIPVLYLLHGMSGNQNSWLKRTNVERLLRGTNLIVIMPNTSNGWYTDTQYGYNYYTALAEELPQVMKRFFPNMTSKREKTFIAGLSMGGYGSFKLALSTNRFSHAASFSGALSFQEFSPESQDMGSLAYWRGVFGEIKDWTASPHSLESMAAKSDKKTKLWAWCGEQDYLYSANNLAVKNLKKLGFEVTYSHSPGKHEWYYWEKQLERFLATLPIDFVLEERLS; this is encoded by the coding sequence ATGGCAGTTATGAATATTGAGTATTACTCAGAAGTTTTGGATATGGAGTGGGGCGTTACCGTACTCTATCCAGATGCTAGTCGGGTGACTGAACCAGATTGCACAGATATTCCTGTCCTTTATCTTTTGCACGGAATGTCAGGAAATCAAAATAGCTGGCTCAAACGTACCAATGTCGAACGCTTGTTGCGCGGGACCAATCTCATTGTCATCATGCCCAATACTAGCAATGGCTGGTACACAGATACTCAGTATGGCTATAACTACTATACAGCTCTAGCAGAAGAGTTACCTCAGGTCATGAAACGATTCTTTCCCAATATGACCAGCAAGCGAGAAAAGACCTTCATAGCAGGTCTCTCCATGGGTGGCTACGGCTCCTTTAAACTCGCTCTATCGACGAATCGTTTTTCTCATGCGGCTAGTTTTTCTGGTGCGCTCAGTTTTCAAGAATTTTCTCCTGAAAGTCAGGATATGGGATCACTTGCCTACTGGCGAGGAGTTTTTGGAGAGATTAAAGACTGGACAGCTAGCCCTCATTCGCTTGAAAGCATGGCTGCGAAATCGGATAAAAAAACCAAACTTTGGGCTTGGTGTGGGGAGCAAGACTATCTCTACTCTGCCAATAATCTCGCAGTGAAAAACCTCAAAAAACTAGGTTTTGAGGTGACCTATAGTCATAGCCCAGGTAAGCACGAGTGGTACTACTGGGAAAAACAATTGGAGCGTTTTTTAGCTACATTACCAATTGACTTTGTTTTGGAAGAGCGCTTATCTTAG
- the uvrC gene encoding excinuclease ABC subunit UvrC has protein sequence MNNLIKSKLELLPTSPGCYIHKDKNGTIIYVGKAKNLRNRVRSYFRGSHDTKTEALVSEIVDFEFIVTESNIEALLLEINLIKENQPKYNIMLKDDKSYPFIKITNERYPRLIITRQVKKDGGLYFGPYPDVGAANEIKRLLDRIFPFRKCTNPPSKVCFYYHIGQCMAHTICKKDEAYFKSMAQEVSDFLKGQDDKIIDDLKGKMAKAAQSMEFERAAEYRDLIQAIGTLRTKQRVMAKDLQNRDVFGYYVDKGWMCVQVFFVRQGKLIERDVNLFPYYNDPDEDFLTYVGQFYQEKSHLVPNEVLIPQDIDEEAVKALVDTKIIKPQRGEKKQLINLAIKNARVSLEQKFNLLEKSVEKTQGAIENLGRLLQIPTPVRIESFDNSNIMGTSPVSAMVVFVNGKPSKKDYRKYKIKTVVGPDDYASMREVIRRRYGRVQREGLTPPDLIVIDGGQGQVNIAKQVIQEELGLDIPIAGLQKNDKHQTHELLFGDPLEVVELSRNSQEFFLLQRIQDEVHRFAITFHRQLRSKNSFSSQLDGIDGLGPKRKQNLMKHFKSLTKIKEASVDEIVEVGVPRAVAKAVQRKLNPQEEVELAQVAEERVDYQTEGNHHEP, from the coding sequence ATGAATAACTTGATCAAATCAAAACTGGAGCTCTTGCCGACTAGTCCCGGTTGCTACATTCACAAGGATAAAAATGGCACTATTATCTATGTAGGAAAGGCTAAAAATCTGCGTAACCGCGTGCGGTCTTATTTCCGTGGAAGTCATGATACCAAGACGGAGGCTCTGGTATCCGAAATTGTGGATTTTGAATTTATCGTCACCGAGTCTAATATTGAGGCCCTCCTGCTGGAAATTAACCTCATCAAGGAAAATCAGCCCAAGTACAATATCATGCTCAAGGATGATAAGTCCTATCCCTTCATCAAAATCACCAATGAGCGTTATCCTCGCTTGATTATCACCCGTCAGGTCAAAAAGGACGGTGGTCTCTACTTTGGTCCCTATCCAGATGTAGGGGCAGCCAATGAAATCAAGCGACTCTTGGATCGGATTTTTCCTTTTCGGAAATGTACCAACCCGCCCTCTAAGGTCTGTTTTTACTACCATATCGGCCAGTGTATGGCTCATACCATCTGTAAAAAAGATGAGGCTTATTTCAAGTCTATGGCTCAGGAGGTTTCTGACTTCTTAAAAGGGCAGGATGACAAAATCATCGATGACCTCAAGGGTAAGATGGCAAAGGCAGCTCAAAGTATGGAATTTGAACGTGCGGCGGAATACCGTGACCTGATTCAGGCCATTGGAACACTTAGGACCAAGCAACGGGTCATGGCGAAAGATTTGCAAAATCGAGACGTCTTTGGTTACTATGTGGATAAGGGCTGGATGTGTGTTCAGGTTTTCTTTGTTCGTCAGGGCAAGCTCATTGAGCGGGATGTCAATCTTTTTCCCTATTACAATGATCCGGACGAGGACTTTTTGACCTATGTGGGACAATTCTATCAAGAAAAATCCCACCTGGTTCCCAATGAGGTATTGATCCCGCAGGATATTGATGAAGAAGCAGTCAAGGCCTTGGTGGATACCAAGATTATCAAACCCCAACGTGGAGAGAAAAAGCAACTGATCAATCTGGCTATAAAGAACGCTCGAGTCAGTCTAGAGCAGAAGTTCAATCTGCTAGAGAAATCTGTTGAAAAGACCCAAGGAGCTATTGAAAATCTAGGACGCTTGCTCCAAATCCCGACTCCAGTCCGCATCGAGTCCTTCGATAACTCTAATATTATGGGAACCAGTCCAGTTTCAGCTATGGTGGTCTTTGTCAATGGTAAACCCAGTAAAAAAGACTACCGTAAGTACAAGATAAAAACGGTTGTCGGTCCAGATGATTATGCCAGTATGAGAGAAGTCATTCGCAGACGTTATGGCCGAGTTCAACGAGAAGGTTTAACCCCGCCAGATTTGATTGTGATTGATGGGGGGCAAGGTCAAGTCAATATTGCCAAGCAGGTCATTCAAGAAGAGCTAGGATTGGATATTCCAATTGCAGGTCTGCAAAAGAATGACAAGCACCAAACCCATGAACTGCTCTTTGGAGATCCACTGGAAGTGGTAGAGTTATCTCGCAATTCTCAGGAATTTTTCCTGCTCCAACGCATCCAAGATGAGGTACACCGCTTTGCTATCACTTTCCACCGCCAACTGCGCTCCAAAAATTCTTTTTCATCTCAATTGGATGGGATTGACGGTCTGGGACCTAAACGCAAACAGAATCTCATGAAGCATTTCAAGTCTCTGACCAAAATCAAGGAAGCCAGTGTGGATGAGATTGTCGAAGTTGGGGTGCCAAGAGCAGTCGCAAAAGCTGTTCAGAGGAAGTTGAACCCTCAGGAAGAAGTGGAATTGGCTCAAGTGGCAGAAGAGAGAGTAGATTACCAAACGGAAGGAAATCATCATGAACCATAA
- the recJ gene encoding single-stranded-DNA-specific exonuclease RecJ: MITPTYEWQFAPQVEDADFTKIAKKAGLGPEVARLLFERGIQDEESLKKFLEPSLEELHDPYLLHDMDKAVERIRQAIEEGENILIYGDYDADGMTSASIVKESLEQLGAECRVYLPNRFTDGYGPNASVYKYFIEQEGISLIVTVDNGVAGHEAIELAQSMGVDVIVTDHHSMPEILPDAYAIIHPEHPDADYPFKYLAGCGVAFKLACALLEEVQVELLDLVAIGTIADMVSLTDENRILVQYGLEMLGHTQRIGLQEMLEMAGISANEVTEETVGFQIAPRLNALGRLDDPNPAIDLLTGFDDEEAHEIALMIHQKNEERKEIVQSIYDEAKTMVNPEKKVQVLAKEGWNPGVLGIVAGRLLEELGQTVIVLNIEDGCAKGSARSVEAVDIFEALDPHRDLFIAFGGHAGAAGMTLEVEKLSDLSQVLEEYIREKGADASGKNKLNLDEELDLETLSLETVKSFERLAPFGMDNQKPVFYIKDFQVESARTMGAGNAHLKLKISKGEASFEVVAFGQGRWATEFAQTKKLELAVTLSVNQWNGQTALQLMMVDARVEGVQLFNIRGKNAVLPEGVPVLDFSGDLPDLATSEAVVVKTIPEDITLLKTIFKEQNFSAVYFKNDIDKAYYLTGYGTREQFAKLYKTIYQFPEFDIRYKLKDLAAYLNIQQILLVKMIQVFEELGFVTIKDGVMTVDKEAPKREIAESQIYQNLKQTVKDQEMMALGTVQEMYDFLMEEN, from the coding sequence TTGATAACTCCTACTTATGAATGGCAGTTTGCCCCGCAGGTTGAAGATGCGGATTTTACAAAGATAGCCAAGAAGGCTGGGCTGGGTCCTGAGGTGGCTCGCTTATTATTTGAAAGAGGGATTCAGGATGAAGAAAGTCTAAAGAAGTTTTTAGAACCTTCTTTAGAGGAGTTACATGACCCCTATCTACTCCATGATATGGATAAGGCAGTGGAGCGGATTCGTCAGGCCATTGAAGAAGGGGAAAATATTCTCATCTATGGAGACTACGATGCGGATGGTATGACTTCGGCCTCGATTGTGAAGGAAAGTTTGGAGCAGCTGGGGGCTGAGTGCCGTGTTTACCTGCCCAATCGCTTTACAGATGGCTATGGCCCCAATGCCAGTGTTTATAAATACTTTATCGAGCAAGAGGGAATTTCCTTGATTGTGACAGTGGATAATGGGGTTGCGGGTCACGAAGCCATTGAACTAGCCCAGTCTATGGGAGTAGATGTCATTGTGACTGACCACCATTCCATGCCTGAAATCTTACCAGATGCCTACGCCATTATCCATCCTGAGCATCCAGATGCGGACTATCCTTTCAAATATTTGGCTGGTTGTGGAGTGGCTTTCAAGCTGGCTTGCGCCCTTTTAGAGGAAGTGCAAGTGGAACTGCTTGATTTGGTTGCTATCGGTACCATTGCAGATATGGTGAGCTTGACAGATGAAAACCGTATCTTGGTTCAATATGGTCTGGAAATGCTGGGGCATACTCAGCGTATTGGCTTGCAAGAAATGCTGGAAATGGCTGGGATTTCTGCTAATGAAGTGACAGAAGAAACGGTTGGTTTCCAGATTGCTCCTCGTTTAAATGCCTTAGGCCGCTTGGATGATCCCAACCCTGCCATTGATTTGTTGACTGGCTTTGATGATGAGGAAGCGCATGAAATTGCCCTCATGATTCATCAGAAAAACGAAGAACGTAAGGAAATCGTTCAGTCAATCTATGATGAAGCTAAGACCATGGTGAATCCTGAGAAGAAGGTCCAGGTTTTGGCCAAGGAAGGCTGGAATCCTGGCGTTCTGGGTATCGTGGCTGGGCGCTTGCTAGAGGAATTGGGGCAGACAGTTATCGTTCTTAATATAGAAGATGGTTGTGCCAAGGGTAGCGCTCGTAGTGTGGAAGCAGTTGATATTTTTGAAGCCTTGGATCCCCACCGAGATCTCTTCATAGCCTTTGGAGGCCATGCTGGTGCAGCAGGAATGACGCTGGAAGTGGAGAAACTCTCAGATTTATCTCAGGTCTTGGAAGAATATATCCGTGAAAAAGGTGCAGATGCTAGCGGTAAGAACAAGTTAAATCTAGATGAAGAGCTAGACTTGGAGACTCTTAGTTTAGAAACGGTCAAAAGCTTTGAACGCTTGGCGCCTTTTGGAATGGACAATCAGAAACCAGTTTTTTATATTAAGGATTTTCAGGTCGAAAGTGCCCGTACCATGGGGGCAGGTAATGCCCATCTCAAGCTGAAAATTTCTAAGGGTGAAGCTAGTTTTGAAGTGGTGGCTTTTGGTCAAGGAAGATGGGCGACAGAGTTTGCTCAAACAAAAAAACTTGAATTGGCAGTCACCTTGTCTGTCAATCAATGGAATGGTCAAACTGCCCTCCAGTTGATGATGGTGGATGCGCGTGTGGAGGGTGTTCAACTCTTTAATATTCGTGGGAAGAATGCAGTCTTGCCAGAAGGGGTTCCAGTCTTGGACTTTTCTGGAGACTTGCCAGATCTAGCGACCAGTGAAGCGGTTGTTGTGAAAACCATTCCTGAGGATATTACACTGCTTAAGACTATATTTAAGGAACAAAATTTCTCTGCGGTCTATTTCAAAAATGACATTGACAAGGCCTATTATCTAACAGGTTATGGGACTAGGGAACAGTTTGCCAAATTGTACAAGACGATTTATCAGTTCCCAGAGTTTGATATTCGCTATAAACTCAAGGATTTGGCGGCTTATCTCAATATCCAACAAATCTTGCTGGTCAAGATGATTCAAGTATTTGAAGAACTAGGCTTTGTGACGATCAAAGATGGTGTCATGACAGTCGATAAAGAAGCGCCAAAAAGGGAAATCGCTGAAAGTCAGATTTACCAAAATCTCAAACAAACCGTCAAAGATCAAGAAATGATGGCACTGGGGACAGTGCAAGAAATGTATGATTTTTTGATGGAAGAAAACTAA
- a CDS encoding ribonuclease J, producing MSNISLTTLGGVRENGKNMYIAEIGNSIFVLDAGLKYPENEQLGVDVVIPNMEYLFENSDRIAGVFLTHGHADAIGALPYLLAEAKVPVFGSELTIELAKLFVKGNDTVKKFNDFHVIDEDTEIDFGGTVVSFFRTTHSIPESLGVVLKTPKGSIVYTGDFKFDQTASKSYATDFARLAEIGREGVLALLSDSANADSNIQVASESEVGDEITQTIADWEGRIIVAAVASNLSRIQQVFDAAADTGRRVVLTGFDVENIVRTAIRLKKLSLANESLLIKPKEMSRFEDHELIILETGRMGEPINGLRKMSIGRHRYVEIKDGDLVYIVTTPSIAKEAVMARVENMIYQAGGVVKLITQSLRVSGHGNARDLQLMINLLQPNYLFPIQGEYRELDAHAKAAMAVGMLPERIFIPKKGTTMSYEHGDFVPAGAVSAGDVLIDGNAIGDVGNVVLRDRKVLSEDGIFIVAITVNRREKKIVAKARVHTRGFVYLKKSRDILRESSDLINKTVEEYLQGDDFDWAELKGKVRDNLTKYLFDQTKRRPAILPVVMEAK from the coding sequence ATGAGTAATATCAGTTTAACAACACTAGGTGGTGTACGAGAAAACGGGAAAAATATGTACATTGCTGAGATTGGCAATTCAATTTTTGTTTTGGATGCGGGGCTTAAATACCCTGAAAATGAACAACTTGGGGTCGACGTCGTCATTCCAAATATGGAATACCTTTTTGAAAATAGTGATCGTATCGCTGGGGTCTTCTTGACCCACGGACATGCGGATGCCATTGGAGCTCTGCCTTACCTTTTGGCAGAGGCTAAGGTGCCTGTCTTTGGCTCTGAGTTGACCATTGAGTTGGCAAAACTCTTTGTCAAAGGAAATGATACGGTTAAGAAATTTAATGACTTCCATGTGATTGATGAGGATACGGAGATTGACTTTGGAGGGACTGTGGTTTCCTTCTTCCGTACAACTCACTCCATCCCAGAAAGTTTGGGAGTCGTCTTGAAAACTCCAAAGGGCAGCATTGTTTATACAGGTGACTTCAAGTTTGACCAAACGGCTAGTAAATCCTATGCGACTGATTTTGCTCGTTTGGCGGAGATTGGTCGTGAGGGAGTCCTAGCTCTTCTCAGTGATTCTGCGAATGCGGACAGCAATATCCAAGTGGCGAGTGAGAGCGAAGTTGGAGATGAAATTACCCAGACCATTGCAGACTGGGAAGGTCGTATCATTGTTGCAGCTGTTGCCAGCAACCTCTCTCGTATCCAGCAGGTTTTTGATGCAGCTGCAGATACAGGTCGTCGAGTTGTTTTGACGGGATTTGATGTTGAAAATATCGTCCGAACAGCGATTCGACTTAAAAAATTGTCTCTAGCCAACGAAAGTCTCTTGATTAAACCCAAAGAAATGTCTCGTTTTGAAGACCATGAGTTGATTATCCTTGAGACGGGCCGTATGGGTGAGCCTATTAATGGACTTCGCAAGATGTCCATTGGACGCCACCGTTATGTGGAAATCAAAGATGGGGACTTGGTCTATATCGTAACCACTCCATCTATCGCCAAAGAAGCCGTCATGGCGCGTGTTGAAAACATGATCTACCAAGCTGGTGGTGTGGTAAAACTCATTACCCAAAGCTTGCGAGTATCCGGACACGGGAATGCGCGTGATTTGCAGTTGATGATCAATCTTTTGCAACCAAATTACCTTTTCCCTATCCAAGGGGAATATCGTGAGTTGGATGCGCATGCCAAGGCTGCCATGGCAGTTGGGATGTTGCCAGAGCGCATTTTCATCCCTAAAAAGGGAACGACCATGTCTTATGAACATGGAGACTTTGTTCCAGCTGGAGCAGTTTCTGCAGGTGATGTCTTGATTGATGGAAATGCCATCGGGGACGTTGGAAATGTGGTCCTTCGTGACCGTAAGGTCTTGTCAGAGGATGGAATCTTTATCGTGGCGATCACTGTCAACCGTCGTGAGAAGAAGATTGTGGCTAAGGCTCGCGTCCATACGCGTGGATTTGTTTACCTCAAGAAGAGCCGCGACATTCTCCGTGAAAGTTCAGATTTGATTAACAAAACGGTAGAAGAGTATCTTCAAGGTGATGATTTTGACTGGGCAGAGCTCAAAGGCAAGGTTCGTGATAATTTGACCAAATATCTCTTTGATCAAACTAAGCGTCGTCCAGCAATCTTGCCAGTCGTGATGGAAGCAAAATAA
- a CDS encoding metallophosphoesterase family protein, with translation MNHKIAILSDIHGNATALEAVIADAKTQGASEYWLMGDIFLPGPGANDLVALLKELPITASVRGNWDDCVLEALDGQYGLEDPQEVQFLRMTQFLMERMDPETIVWLRSLPLLEKKEVDGLRFSLSHNLPDKNYGSDLLVDNDTEKFDRLLDEETDVAVYGHVHKQLLRYGSQGQQIINPGSIGMPYFDWEALKNHRAQYAVIEVEDGELVNILFRKVSYDYEVELELAKSKGLPFIEMYEELRREDNYQGHNLELLASLIEKHGYVEDVKTYFDFLQSEK, from the coding sequence ATGAACCATAAAATCGCAATTTTATCAGACATTCATGGCAATGCAACGGCACTAGAAGCAGTGATTGCAGATGCTAAAACTCAAGGAGCCAGTGAATATTGGCTTATGGGAGACATTTTCCTCCCGGGTCCAGGTGCAAATGACTTGGTCGCTCTGTTAAAGGAACTTCCTATCACAGCAAGTGTTCGAGGCAATTGGGATGATTGTGTCCTTGAGGCTTTAGATGGCCAATATGGCTTAGAAGACCCACAGGAAGTCCAGTTCTTACGTATGACCCAGTTTTTGATGGAGCGAATGGATCCTGAAACGATTGTCTGGCTACGAAGCTTGCCTTTGCTGGAAAAGAAAGAAGTTGACGGACTGCGCTTTTCTCTTTCTCATAATTTGCCTGACAAAAACTATGGGAGTGATCTACTGGTTGACAATGATACGGAGAAATTTGACCGGCTACTTGATGAGGAGACAGATGTGGCAGTCTACGGTCATGTCCACAAGCAGTTGCTTCGTTATGGTAGTCAAGGGCAACAAATTATCAACCCTGGTTCGATTGGCATGCCCTATTTTGATTGGGAGGCGTTAAAAAATCACCGTGCTCAGTATGCCGTGATAGAAGTAGAAGATGGGGAATTGGTAAACATTCTATTCCGAAAAGTTTCTTATGACTATGAAGTGGAGCTAGAATTAGCCAAGTCCAAGGGACTTCCCTTTATTGAAATGTATGAAGAGCTACGCAGAGAAGATAACTATCAGGGGCACAATCTAGAACTCTTAGCTAGTTTAATTGAAAAGCACGGGTATGTAGAGGATGTAAAGACCTATTTTGATTTTTTGCAAAGTGAGAAATAA